The following DNA comes from Miscanthus floridulus cultivar M001 chromosome 5, ASM1932011v1, whole genome shotgun sequence.
GTGGCTCACgtttacctggtcaggtcctccattctgatgagtgcgaaggaagataagtgcttagcatgttgtcgatgtctctgtaggatgtcagattaatcacagaatgctgcccgcagggtatgggctgtagtatagtgattttgacttatgagcctccctccagccttgctccgcacgccttctggttcccatgattccttgttgggagaattcggggtcggggcccggtgtagcgccgtggccaaggccttctgactaggAGGACCTGAGGGATCGGGAatagggcgccgctccctcgggtccacagcgtggcgatggaatatccgtcgttcgtagagatagcaaatccgttcttggagcgtagcgattgtcgtatatcttcattgggttccgtgtcccagagctgaagacggcgcctacaactctacagggtgagatgcacgcacctgtaataccttttgggctctgcggcgcctggaagggtctaaagcattagTCCTGTCGTTCTCTGGCAGTCCtcttcctgccagggcgcagggtatagtcgttggagccatggttgacccgaacgtcttgtctcgtcctgtacccatcattatgagggatagatatcgatcagggcgaggctcgttctgggccgtcggatgaggcggagaccaatccctatctcttgggcgagactaaccctatccctccgggatcgggcgaggcggaatccatccctttgccctcggacgagaccgagcccgccctataggcgtcgggcgagacggagattagccttgagcttttggggcgaggcagggttatcccacaaaggcgtcgggtgaggctgaccccgcccctccgggatcgggcgagacggaattcatccctcagccctcgggcgagaccgagcccgccctcaaggcatcgggcgagacggagtttatccctcggccctcgggcgagaccgagcccgtcccaaaggtgtcgggcgaggcggaaccgaactcctgtcactcgaacaagggatgacatggagcccttatgcgtccagaagtttttcacgttcggtggttatcggttccaccttctagggtatcctggtattaggtccccgacagtactaataaaaaaataaattatagaatctgtcagtaatccgcgagacgaatttattaagtctaattaatctatgattagCATATATGTTACTatagcaccatattatcaaatcatgaactaattaggcttaaaagattggtCTTATAAATTAATCgtaactatataattaattatttttttattctatatttaatacttgcatatCTCAGACATTCAATGGAACAGGGGCCTACCTATAACAGCACGTCCACTGTCCACAACACTGACTGATCAGACATCAGAGGGGGCCAATTATTAGAGCGCGACGAGGAGAATAATGGCCGTAGCAAGGCTGCTCAACAAGCCACCGAAGGCGAGGAGCTTGTGGATCCTCGTGCGCCGCCTCCTCCTCGGCAAAGGCCGCaacaagccgccgccgccggcggccgcgGAGGAGGATGGCGAGGGGGAGAAGAGCGGCCTCCTGAGTCGAAGCTCCTTGGAGCAGCTCCTCGTGATGACGGATGACTGCGACCCTGGCGACGATGGCGGCGCCAAGAAGCACGGCCAGCCGGTGGCGGTGCTGCTGCCGGCGCTGGCTCGGCCAGAGGCGGCTCCGGCGGCTGCGGTGTCGCCGGCAGCTAGTGACGCGCACCGTGGCGCACCGGCCGTGCACCGGAGGTTCATGTTCGGCGGGTTCCGCCGCCGGCTGCTCATGCGGCGCCCCTGGCGGCCGATGCTCGTCGCCATCCCGGAGTGATGGATCGGTCGGTTGATCGCAAGTCTGTTTATGTGAATTACAAGCGCTGGGATATGATTCGGCATTCAAGTGCGTCAGTCAGTCCGATCAACTTCGTACGGCGGTATTCCAgcgtttcatttttctttttctgagATGCACTTGTGCCCTGTAACTTTGCGTGCTCGCCCGGTTCTTCTCTGTTCCTTCCTACCCGCGGACGATCTGCTTTTTCTCGCTTTTGAATAGAATGTAACCTGTACATCAACTTGAACAAGTTATCTGATCCGGAAAACAATCTGCCGAGTATTGGGTGAGGAAAATCTACCTCGGACTCCGAGAAAGCAAACTCAATGATTAGTCCAACTTCTCTGCCAATATTTCAGTTCAAATTTGTAAAATTTCTCAAACGGTGTGGCTGAGCGAGCTTCTTGGCAGTATCTCTGGATAGCCGCGCCCAAGCTATCAACACAAGTCGACAAACGTTCAATGAAACCGGGGGTCATGTCATGTCTGTTTGGATCTTCGCTATCTTGCTTTCGGCGATGAAGAAGACTGACCTCTTTAGCAGCCATCATGCTGGGCTGGGCTACGCAACAGAAGAACAGCTGCATTGGACTGAAGATTGGCCCGCCTCTGCGATAAACCTTGAGGAATCGGGTCTATCTGAAATGGGCCTAATCAAGCCTGTCCGCGTATTGGGCTTATCTGGATCAGTACGCTATTGGGTTACGATTCTTGATTAATTGGGTTAGACTGGACCTGTAACTGAGACCTGGGCCTCCCATCAAGGATTATTAACTTGGGCTAGTGGGCCGGGAAAGGCAAATCTGTGGCCGCACGTGCTATTTCTACCGTTAATTTTCTCTCTCTATCTTCCCCCACCTCAATCGTCTCCATCTCTATCAATCTATGTATATCTATCTACTCTAGTACTAAAAAACCCGGATGTTATTGTCAGATTAACTTCTAATCGCCCCTCAAAGCTCGTTTACTCACCCCGCTCCTTTCTTCGCGCGACCGACGCACTTCCACGCACTTCTGCCGACGGTGTTACGGTGTTATGGTGAAAGACACACTTTGTGGGTCACTAATCAAACAAATTCATCGAAAAGAAACCCATAAAATcgtctacactttgtggttaggaTCTAAACGTGTGAACAACTACTAAAGAAGTCTTTCCTTAAATGAAATATAATAAGTGGATGATCCATAAATAAGTGGACCATGGCAGTTCACACATTTATTTAAGTGGATGACCCATAAAATCCACTTAAATGAAATCCATAAAGCTTAAATCTATAcccctaataataaagagacaaaatttcagCCTATTTTTTTGTACCATTTTTTTTTGTACGGCCTCCTCTAACTAATTCCGTGAATGTGAAAACTATTTCTATTCATCTCTCTATAACTTCCCGTTTTTCATATATATAGTAACATACGTAGGCCGTCTTGAGATAACCTGGATATGTACGAATCCAAATCCTAATCCAAATAGGTCCTTTAGGTCTTGAGGAACCTGCGTAAGAATCATAATCCTATTGCACTCTCATTTATATGACCCGTACGAGTTAGAACAGCTCATGTCTCGTGATGATCGATACCGATTCTAAGATGTATTGAATCGCGCCTTCCGTATTCAGTTGTACGTATGCGAGAGGTTATGGTTTTGTTTATTCCTCCACACGCTTTAATAAAAAAAAAATGATTCCGATTAGGTGAGAACTTTTTTTCTGCCGACCCTGCCTCCGCTTTTATAGTCTTATGGTTTATTGTTTCCAAAAAGTAAATATTAAAAATAATAAATACAGTATATTACATTCATAATAAAGAATATGTTTTTATACGTTAAAAATAAATACACTATTCAAAATAAATAATAGATCTTTTTGACCCGATTAGGATCATCCGATTTCTTTTTGTCATATGTTCTTTATCATAGAATAAGAATAAACAAGATATAGGAACTAAAATGAAGAAGCTCCCCTCGGCCCTCACTCTATGTCCGTGCCTGTCTGGGAGTCGGTCTGCCGCTGCTTTCTGTATTGCTCCCGCTCTGCCCCTCGCGCCATGTTCGTGCCCGTCTGAGACTCAAAGTCAAGAGTCAAGAGTCATTCTGCCGCTCTTTTTGTTTTGCTCCTGTTCTGCACCATCCTGGAGTTGATAGTCGTTCTGACTTTTGTTGCCATTCTGCATGGTCAGCCATTTGTTTTCTGTTTCCACACCCAGCGACCTCGGAAGCATCTTGAAATcgatcttttttctttttctcttgctAGGACGTTCCAATTTTCATCAAGAGAAACAGATAGAGAGAGTCATTCGTCACGCATAGGAGTACCGTCCGTGTGTTTTCGTGTGTCATGCAGAGGGTCAATTTCTTTTTCCGTTTGGATGTATGtttttccatttttttttgtctttttttcTCCCATTCCAACATGTTCAATAAATATAAATGCGAAAAACTGATAGATGAATAATATAAgtaaaaataaagaataaaagaaagacAACAGGCTTTGAACTCATAACCTTTCATTGAAAAAGAAATGTTTTCCACCATGAAGTTATTAATATAATTTTGATTAAAAGCAAAACTCTTATAACCCCGGATCTGTCGATAGTCCAACTAATCAAACCGTGAGACTAGATCATAAGTAGTTTGTAACCCAATGCGGTCTGTATATCCCTGATTATTGCACCGGTGCAATCCCCGATTATGTCACGATATGAAAAATCGAGAGAGGCCTACTCTCATAATAATCCGACATACCAGCCCTAACATATcgataactataaatctacactgACTTGAATTAAAAAATTTTACGTGtgttaaaaagaatttgaaactTGATATTTAATTGTACCAACAGATGTATGTACGAGCAAATATTTTTTGTGATTTATGTACGAGCAATTTTTTTTGTTCTTAGAAACGTGAGCATTATACATTGTCATATTATTTAATTGTTGTGTTTTAGATGTCATATAATTGTCACAAAATAAAGTATAACAGTCaaatttaataaaaaaagaaaaaaaacgtaAGTAGTTATGCAGCATTTCCTCTCTCCGTTCTTCATAAACATTTTGATACATTTTTTCCCCCGTTGCAACACACGGGCATATTTGCCAGTGAAATCTAAAAAGTGGATGACCCATAAAATCCATAAATAAGTCTTTTTTTTATTAGAGGTGGGTGAAGGCCTACCTTCCTTGAGAATAGAAAAGGCACTAATTTCACAATTTTCTAggagcaaaagaaaataaaatacaTGGAAACCTCATTTCCTCACGAGGAAAAAGCTCCGTAGCGAAACATACTGGAACAAAACCACATTGGACAAATAAACCCTAAGAAATCACCAATAGCAACACACAGGACTGAATGGAACCGCAATCCTAGTGTACAAATCAAAGTAAGGGATAAATAGACGATGCAAGATTCATACCATTGCGATTACAAGAAGTTGCGATGAACCAAAGTGGCATAGGCATTTCTACTCTAGAAGCTACCAGTAGTGGTTCTAATACTGTAGAAAAGGATCTGGTACAGTCTCCTCTACATTTTGGTTTTATGTCTGACTTGGCAGTGGTCGATACAATGAGAGGAGAGGGCACAAATGCTGTAAAGAAAGTTGAGCAGTTTGTGGCTACAGTTAATCAATCATGCAATGAAGTATCAAAGACTGGAACTTCTATTTTTGCAACTAAGACAAGAAAGATGTGGTATCTCTAAATACGATTCATGCACCAAAAGCGGGCTAACGGATAGGGCCACGTCACCCGCAAACCCGCTAGCCGTCGGATCTGACCAACATGCAATATGGACCGTCCGATCGGGGGCGTAGCGGGTCTATCACCCGTTAAGCAGTCGACCCGGATGGTCAGGAATCCTCACGAACCCACTGGCGAGCGACTCGCCTCTCCCTGGCGCGGTCCTCTCCTCCAGACCTCCAGGCTCCTGCTGCCCTCCGCCGCCCCACACCTCCCTCCTCCCGGAGCGGGCGTGGGCCAGTGGCCCCAGCACAGGCGGGGTGCGGGCGCCGCATTCCCAGCCATCCCGGCACGGGTGGGGGCCCCATTGGCCCCATTGGCCCCGACGACCCCAGCCGCTCCGGTCCCGGCCATCCCGGCGCGGGCGGGGGGCCCTGCTTCCCCTGCAACCCCGGCGCGGCCTGCTGTGTGAGTGTGGCGGCTCTGGCCACCCCATAGCAGGCGGCAGGCGCAGCATGGTGGCTGCAGGCCACCCTGGCGCGGGCGTGGGACTCCATCCACCTTCCGGGCTGTAGCGAATGTGGCACCGGTGGCTTGTCCCTTGGCCAGCTGCACCCGCACTCGGGTGTCCCTAAGTGGGCTGGTTCCCAGACCGAAGGGGCCTGAGGCGACGTCGAGCTACAGCCGACAGGAGGCCGTTCTCCTCCTCTGACCTGACCCCTTCGCCTACTCCTAGGTGAGGTGAGCTCTCCCTTCTTTCTCTAGCCATTAATTTTTGTGTTAGATTTGAGCCATCGTGAGATGCTTCTGTGTGCAGGGAGATGATCTATCGATTGGCGTCTAAGGGAAAGAGATGAACTGTTATTCCTgcgtgtgggggtataaccccaggtacccacggcAAGGGATAGGGCCGCACGGTCAAggatggtctagcccacaagattcAAGACTTGCGACGCATGGCACTGCTCGGCGTACGctgcaagacatctagaagatttgATCGGATACTACAGATATTGTAATATAATACTTGCCATATAATCGACTAGGATACTTTccctgtaaccctaccctccatagtatataaggaggggcaagggtcccctagtcgGCATGCTCCATCCCACATTCAatcacacacgcaatatcatacgatagccaatacaaaccaacagaccataggagtagggtattacgtcgtgctgatggcccgaacctgtctaactcttgtgtctctgttaccttcttgttctcgattacacgcacctccgccgatcaatctaccttcgtgggatacccttcggaggactgccaatgatattctgtcgacactgaGTTAGACGTGTATGTGTGCCTGGATACAATAGTGATGTTTGTCTGGATACTATAGTTTGGTGAGTGAGGATGTGACCTATCTTG
Coding sequences within:
- the LOC136451684 gene encoding uncharacterized protein, encoding MAVARLLNKPPKARSLWILVRRLLLGKGRNKPPPPAAAEEDGEGEKSGLLSRSSLEQLLVMTDDCDPGDDGGAKKHGQPVAVLLPALARPEAAPAAAVSPAASDAHRGAPAVHRRFMFGGFRRRLLMRRPWRPMLVAIPE